From the genome of Candidatus Cloacimonadota bacterium, one region includes:
- a CDS encoding tryptophanase: MNTQPYAEPWRIKMVEPVKILSREERAAKIKAAEYNLFNLDAEDVYIDLLTDSGTGAMSDRQWSALMQGDESYAGSRSFLRMKKVINEILGFPYVIPTHQGRAAENVLFSATIKAGDIIPGNAHFDTTKGHIEFRRAIPVDCTVDEAGDPTLELPFKGNIDVKKLEACIAEHGADNIPMVIHTVTCNTGGGQPVSMANIKAVSAVCKAHKIPLIFDSARFAENAYFIKVREDGYQNKSIKEIVKEMFNYADGMTMSAKKDAIVNIGGFIALRSLETYRECATFNIMFEGYLTYGGMSGRDMDALAAGLMESTEYDYLHARASQVKYLGDKLIAMGIPIVKPAGGHAIYVDAKSVFPHIPQIQYPAQVLAVALYVEAGVRGVEIGTVLADRDPVTREERPSKMELLRLAIPRRVYTNNHMDVVAWGLEQIWPKRQSYKGLKIKYEAPIMRHFTATFETL; encoded by the coding sequence ATGAACACACAACCTTATGCAGAACCTTGGCGCATCAAAATGGTGGAGCCTGTAAAGATCCTGAGCCGGGAAGAACGTGCCGCAAAGATCAAAGCCGCGGAATATAACCTCTTCAATCTTGACGCTGAAGACGTGTATATCGATCTTCTTACTGATTCCGGTACCGGTGCGATGAGTGACCGGCAATGGTCTGCTCTGATGCAGGGCGACGAGAGTTATGCAGGGTCCCGCAGCTTTTTGCGCATGAAGAAGGTGATCAACGAAATATTGGGCTTTCCTTATGTGATACCCACTCATCAGGGCCGTGCCGCCGAAAACGTGTTGTTCTCTGCCACTATCAAAGCCGGAGACATCATTCCCGGTAATGCCCATTTTGATACCACCAAGGGGCATATCGAATTTCGCAGAGCCATTCCTGTGGATTGCACTGTGGACGAGGCCGGAGATCCCACTCTGGAGCTGCCATTCAAAGGGAATATTGATGTCAAAAAGCTGGAAGCCTGTATTGCCGAACATGGTGCGGACAACATTCCCATGGTGATTCACACCGTTACCTGCAACACCGGAGGCGGGCAACCAGTATCCATGGCAAATATCAAGGCAGTCTCAGCAGTCTGCAAAGCCCATAAAATCCCGCTGATATTCGATTCTGCCCGTTTTGCCGAAAATGCCTATTTCATCAAAGTGCGCGAAGATGGTTATCAGAATAAAAGCATCAAAGAAATCGTGAAAGAGATGTTCAATTATGCAGACGGTATGACTATGAGTGCGAAGAAAGACGCAATCGTAAACATTGGCGGATTCATCGCTTTGCGTTCTTTGGAGACATATCGCGAGTGTGCTACGTTCAACATCATGTTCGAAGGTTACCTTACCTATGGCGGTATGAGCGGCAGGGATATGGATGCCCTGGCGGCAGGATTGATGGAGAGTACAGAATATGACTATCTGCATGCCAGAGCATCTCAGGTAAAATACCTGGGAGACAAGCTCATTGCTATGGGAATCCCGATAGTAAAGCCGGCCGGTGGTCACGCCATCTATGTGGATGCCAAAAGTGTATTTCCTCATATCCCGCAGATTCAATATCCTGCGCAGGTATTGGCGGTAGCATTATACGTGGAAGCGGGAGTTCGCGGAGTGGAGATAGGCACAGTATTGGCAGATCGAGATCCTGTGACCCGTGAAGAACGTCCTAGTAAAATGGAATTGCTGCGTCTGGCGATACCGCGCCGCGTATATACAAACAACCATATGGACGTGGTTGCGTGGGGCTTGGAGCAAATCTGGCCAAAACGCCAGAGCTACAAAGGCCTGAAGATAAAATACGAAGCGCCGATTATGCGGCATTTCACCGCTACCTTTGAAACACTGTAA
- the gcvH gene encoding glycine cleavage system protein GcvH produces MNIIDDLFYTDSHEWVRVDGDIATIGISDFAQHELGDIVFVELPEVGMKVSAGEPCGSIEAVKAVEDLISPVSGKITERNTDLEDSPDLINKSCYEDGWIMKVRLSNTDELENLLSAVEYKKIIPE; encoded by the coding sequence ATGAACATTATTGATGACCTGTTCTATACCGATAGCCACGAGTGGGTGAGAGTTGATGGAGACATCGCCACAATCGGCATTAGTGATTTTGCTCAGCACGAGCTGGGAGACATAGTTTTCGTAGAGCTACCTGAAGTGGGTATGAAGGTTTCTGCCGGCGAACCCTGCGGATCCATCGAAGCCGTTAAAGCCGTTGAAGATCTCATCTCACCGGTTTCCGGGAAAATCACCGAGCGCAACACCGATCTGGAAGACAGCCCTGATCTCATCAACAAATCCTGTTATGAAGACGGCTGGATCATGAAGGTACGCCTCAGCAACACCGATGAGCTGGAAAATCTGCTCAGTGCGGTAGAATACAAGAAGATTATTCCCGAATAA
- a CDS encoding endonuclease MutS2, which translates to MTDREFKLLLGHLAASCHSDLGKLQIRELKPLTDINAMCASQNLIAAFQNALEQGITFDFFDLCDISFLFEDSSTGIFDYEELKLICQNSSLATVLGESNSAFDELPLAQKIVKRVVPLPQIRQAFDRIFDPEGDILDSASTELGRIRRSISSLRSRVQRTMQNMLTEPRMEGFLQEKFVTQRDDRFVIPVKESAASFVPGIVQSHSAKGATVFIEPAEIVPLNNELQLLKDEEKREIYRILSEYSTSIRVHKRELLNNQKHLARLDFLYAAARVANSIKARVPQMREDPVLRLQSARHPLLILKKIAEEGTNGFHKVIPFNLNLGESYNMLVLSGPNTGGKTVLMKAVGLITLMAMTGLPVPVDEESEIGCFTEVLADIGDDQSIENALSTFSSHLDKIGSMLKSAKTSSLILIDEIGAATDPQQGSALAQAILEQLTEKGVKGIVTTHYTALKVFAESHPHCVNAAMQFDMRSLIPTYHLNIGIPGDSFAIEVAASLGIDPSLIDRARELAGSQNLEFSNLIKTLQDQKKDLAKSIYQYELKTRNIQNRLNELDDKEREWQTELKARRLKHIKELQTELIGFQKLYNRELNELKALDKEERRKLSERKLHDISIQNDELNRELKRSNSEGRIKADNPKVGDRVWLADFEAEAQILSINGKEATVDMNGIGFKTRLSNLYRSTQTATEPAVPLTSSKVNAKVQTELKLLGLTFDEAMPLIDEFLDNAALTGFSTLRIVHGKGTGALRTKVREYLSRKKNVKSIETPPMFEGGSGVTVVKI; encoded by the coding sequence ATGACCGATCGGGAATTCAAACTGCTGCTGGGTCACCTGGCAGCAAGTTGTCACAGCGATTTGGGCAAGCTGCAGATAAGGGAACTGAAGCCGCTCACCGACATCAACGCCATGTGCGCTTCCCAAAACCTAATCGCTGCCTTTCAAAACGCCCTGGAGCAAGGCATCACCTTCGATTTTTTCGATCTATGCGACATCTCTTTCCTCTTTGAAGATAGCTCTACCGGCATCTTTGATTACGAGGAACTGAAGCTGATCTGCCAGAATTCCTCTCTGGCTACAGTGCTGGGGGAAAGCAACTCCGCTTTTGATGAACTGCCACTGGCTCAAAAGATAGTAAAGCGAGTAGTCCCTCTGCCCCAGATTCGCCAGGCTTTCGATCGTATCTTTGATCCCGAAGGCGACATCCTGGACAGCGCATCGACGGAACTCGGGCGCATCCGGCGGAGTATCAGCAGTCTGCGCAGCCGGGTTCAGCGCACAATGCAAAACATGCTTACCGAACCCCGCATGGAAGGTTTTCTACAGGAGAAGTTCGTAACTCAGCGAGACGATCGTTTTGTAATTCCAGTTAAAGAATCCGCAGCTTCTTTCGTTCCGGGCATAGTTCAGAGCCATTCTGCCAAAGGTGCCACCGTCTTCATCGAGCCTGCAGAAATAGTACCCTTGAACAATGAACTGCAGCTCCTGAAAGATGAAGAAAAGCGCGAGATCTACCGCATTCTCAGCGAATACTCCACTTCCATCCGCGTACATAAACGCGAGTTACTGAACAATCAGAAACATCTCGCCCGTCTGGATTTCCTTTATGCGGCAGCACGCGTGGCAAACAGTATCAAGGCTAGAGTACCGCAGATGCGTGAAGATCCCGTACTACGGCTACAGAGCGCCCGACATCCCCTTTTGATCCTGAAAAAGATCGCCGAAGAAGGTACAAACGGTTTTCATAAAGTAATACCCTTCAATCTAAATTTGGGTGAAAGCTACAACATGCTGGTGCTCAGCGGACCCAATACCGGCGGGAAGACTGTGCTAATGAAAGCCGTAGGGCTCATTACCTTGATGGCTATGACAGGCTTGCCGGTTCCAGTAGATGAAGAAAGCGAGATCGGTTGCTTCACAGAAGTTTTAGCTGATATCGGAGACGATCAATCCATCGAGAATGCTCTCTCCACTTTCAGCTCTCATCTGGACAAGATCGGAAGCATGCTGAAAAGTGCCAAAACCAGCAGCCTGATCCTGATAGACGAGATCGGTGCTGCTACTGATCCCCAGCAAGGATCCGCTTTAGCTCAGGCTATTTTGGAACAGCTTACCGAAAAAGGTGTGAAAGGCATTGTGACCACGCACTACACCGCTCTGAAGGTCTTCGCCGAATCTCATCCACACTGCGTGAATGCCGCCATGCAATTTGACATGCGTTCTTTAATCCCCACCTACCACCTCAATATCGGCATTCCCGGCGACAGCTTTGCCATCGAAGTAGCTGCCTCTCTGGGTATCGATCCCAGTTTGATTGACCGCGCCAGAGAACTTGCCGGCAGTCAAAACCTGGAGTTTAGCAACCTAATCAAAACACTGCAGGATCAGAAGAAGGACCTGGCAAAAAGCATCTATCAATACGAATTGAAAACCCGGAACATACAGAATCGCCTTAACGAATTGGACGACAAAGAAAGAGAATGGCAAACTGAACTGAAAGCAAGACGCCTGAAACACATCAAAGAATTGCAGACCGAGCTAATAGGCTTCCAAAAGCTGTATAATAGAGAGTTGAACGAGCTGAAAGCATTGGACAAAGAAGAACGCCGCAAGCTTTCGGAAAGAAAATTGCATGATATTTCCATACAGAATGACGAACTGAACCGCGAACTGAAACGAAGCAACAGCGAAGGCCGCATCAAAGCGGATAATCCCAAGGTGGGAGATCGCGTCTGGCTGGCAGATTTTGAAGCGGAAGCACAAATACTGTCCATCAATGGCAAAGAAGCTACTGTGGATATGAACGGTATCGGCTTCAAAACCAGACTGAGCAATCTCTACCGTAGTACACAAACCGCAACAGAACCGGCAGTACCGCTTACATCCAGTAAAGTAAATGCAAAGGTTCAGACGGAACTGAAGCTTTTGGGACTCACTTTCGACGAAGCGATGCCCCTCATAGATGAATTTTTGGATAACGCTGCCCTCACCGGCTTCAGTACTCTTCGAATCGTACACGGAAAAGGAACCGGAGCCCTCCGAACCAAGGTGCGCGAGTATCTTTCCCGAAAAAAGAATGTTAAAAGCATCGAGACCCCGCCCATGTTTGAAGGCGGAAGCGGGGTAACGGTAGTAAAAATATAA
- a CDS encoding HAD family hydrolase translates to MFFPGACVSDLDGTLLPHNSTISREDLHTLEELSEKGICRVLATGRSLYSMRKVVPRSAPFDYVIFATGAGIMDWHSQELIYSQNLDGEQISRVCAVLEELNLDYMLHNAIPETHHMQYKAFNGIPDFLQRVEIYREYATQLRADQAPNWDQATQFLAIVDSHRKDIYDSLSRLLQPLTIIRTTSPLDFSSLWIEIFAPGVNKGSSLEYLLKHIGLSLSQSMVVGNDYNDLQMLKICPNAYVTANAPESMKKEFRTVGLCKDNGFSEAVELWLESAGLG, encoded by the coding sequence TTGTTTTTTCCCGGCGCTTGCGTAAGCGATCTGGACGGTACGCTGTTACCGCATAACAGCACAATCAGCAGGGAAGACCTGCACACTCTGGAAGAGCTCTCCGAGAAAGGAATATGCAGAGTGCTGGCTACTGGCCGTTCGCTTTATAGTATGCGTAAAGTGGTGCCTAGAAGTGCTCCTTTCGATTATGTGATCTTTGCCACCGGTGCCGGGATAATGGATTGGCATAGCCAAGAGCTTATCTACAGTCAAAACTTGGACGGGGAGCAGATTAGCCGCGTTTGTGCTGTATTGGAGGAGTTAAATCTGGACTATATGCTGCACAACGCCATCCCTGAAACTCACCATATGCAGTATAAGGCGTTCAATGGTATTCCGGATTTCCTGCAGCGAGTGGAGATTTATCGCGAGTATGCCACTCAATTGCGGGCAGATCAAGCCCCCAATTGGGATCAGGCCACTCAGTTCCTCGCCATTGTGGATAGCCACCGCAAGGATATCTATGACAGCCTGTCACGTCTTTTGCAACCTCTTACCATTATCCGCACCACATCGCCATTGGATTTCTCCTCGCTGTGGATAGAGATCTTTGCTCCGGGTGTGAACAAGGGTAGTAGCTTGGAATACTTGTTGAAACACATAGGCTTATCTCTCTCTCAGAGTATGGTTGTGGGAAATGATTACAACGACTTGCAGATGTTGAAGATATGTCCGAATGCCTATGTGACGGCAAACGCACCGGAGAGCATGAAAAAAGAGTTCAGAACAGTAGGTCTTTGCAAGGACAACGGCTTTTCCGAGGCTGTAGAGCTTTGGCTGGAAAGTGCCGGACTTGGCTGA
- a CDS encoding metallophosphoesterase → MRKTILLSVILLIVISSRAKVLIYGDTRNFPEVHRELIGEVQDLCVEAIFHTGDLNQRGKAQSEYDSFKEIISPLKAPFYVARGNHEKDLALFLDNFSSAEGRSYYSVVHDSLKFVVLDSNLSLLPNTGQYRWMLNELESADLPIVLILHHPIFSSGYHGDELGLQYYLPQLLKKHRVAAVISGHEHSFEHLRWEGLNFFVSGGGGAPLRERENHDPRSLYFNMTHHYNLLSRKSNSLLWQCFDLQGNLLYECNVYLP, encoded by the coding sequence ATGCGTAAGACAATACTGCTATCCGTCATTCTCCTGATAGTAATCTCTTCCAGAGCCAAGGTTCTAATCTATGGTGATACCCGCAACTTCCCGGAGGTACACCGGGAACTGATCGGAGAGGTTCAAGACCTGTGTGTGGAAGCCATCTTTCACACTGGGGATCTGAATCAAAGGGGAAAGGCGCAGAGTGAATACGACTCGTTCAAAGAGATTATCTCTCCGCTAAAGGCTCCATTCTATGTTGCCAGAGGAAATCACGAAAAAGACCTTGCTCTATTCCTGGATAACTTCAGTTCAGCAGAGGGGCGCAGCTATTATAGCGTTGTCCACGATTCCCTGAAATTCGTAGTACTGGACAGTAATCTCTCCCTCCTGCCCAATACCGGGCAATACCGCTGGATGCTAAATGAACTGGAAAGCGCCGATCTCCCCATAGTGTTGATTTTGCACCATCCCATCTTCAGTTCTGGGTATCATGGCGATGAATTGGGCTTGCAGTACTATCTGCCCCAGCTACTGAAGAAACATCGAGTTGCAGCGGTAATCAGCGGACATGAACACAGCTTTGAACACCTCAGATGGGAAGGTTTGAATTTCTTTGTGTCCGGTGGAGGCGGTGCACCTTTGCGGGAGAGGGAAAATCACGATCCTCGTTCTCTATACTTCAATATGACTCATCATTACAATCTCCTCAGCAGAAAGTCCAACTCCTTACTGTGGCAGTGTTTTGACCTCCAAGGCAATTTGCTTTACGAATGCAATGTATATCTACCCTGA
- a CDS encoding uracil-DNA glycosylase: MSRRALVQYLELLKQSGIRYLYRSPDSDPEQQDRQQLLDSLRTRYSDCTKCPLAAGRINLVYGEGNPFATVMIIGEAPGDKENLSGRPFVGAAGQLLDKMLAAIHLNRENIYIANIVKCRPEGNRNPSQDERLACLPYLVEQIQIIRPRMLLVMGLVAAQTLFGNTETLSWNRSHRNEFMGIPAWATYHPAALLRNQHWKRPAWEDLQEFQKAYESLTNA; encoded by the coding sequence ATGTCACGCCGTGCACTCGTTCAATATCTTGAACTCTTAAAACAAAGCGGCATCCGGTATCTGTATCGCAGTCCGGATTCAGATCCAGAGCAGCAGGACAGGCAGCAATTGCTGGACAGCCTGCGCACACGTTACTCAGATTGTACAAAGTGTCCTCTAGCCGCCGGACGGATCAATCTGGTTTACGGAGAAGGTAATCCCTTTGCCACAGTGATGATCATCGGAGAAGCTCCCGGTGATAAAGAAAACCTGAGTGGCAGACCATTTGTGGGTGCTGCAGGTCAGCTTCTGGACAAGATGCTGGCTGCTATCCATCTGAATCGCGAAAACATATATATCGCAAACATTGTAAAATGCCGCCCGGAGGGGAACCGTAATCCAAGTCAGGATGAACGCTTGGCCTGTCTGCCATACCTGGTAGAGCAGATCCAAATCATCCGCCCCCGTATGCTTTTAGTGATGGGACTGGTGGCCGCACAGACACTCTTTGGAAACACAGAGACTCTGTCATGGAACCGCAGCCATCGCAACGAGTTTATGGGCATTCCGGCCTGGGCAACATATCATCCCGCCGCGCTCTTGCGCAATCAACATTGGAAACGGCCGGCCTGGGAAGACTTGCAGGAATTTCAAAAAGCATACGAAAGTCTGACAAATGCGTAA
- a CDS encoding CvpA family protein: MAVIDWIILALMLVCTVIGIRRGLIGAVVQFAGVVLAFFLVGHYYPLLANQLMLKYGHSKTLSTIIAVVLILVLIVVIVRFVIWIFERFIRAMKLSWIDRSLGAILGFLNGLILVIIFSVVMDYIPKLSEPLKNPEKHRVYVGVQQLKEDMFAKLNLKNRMNYIKMPEFLQKREDESK; encoded by the coding sequence ATGGCCGTGATAGATTGGATAATTTTGGCACTTATGCTGGTATGTACTGTCATTGGTATCAGACGCGGCCTGATAGGAGCGGTAGTTCAATTTGCCGGAGTTGTTCTGGCCTTCTTCCTAGTGGGTCATTACTATCCTCTGCTTGCAAATCAATTGATGCTGAAATATGGGCATAGCAAGACCCTTTCCACCATCATCGCAGTGGTGCTGATCCTCGTCCTCATTGTAGTGATAGTGCGCTTTGTAATATGGATTTTCGAACGCTTCATCCGTGCCATGAAGTTATCGTGGATAGACCGAAGCTTGGGCGCTATCCTAGGATTTTTGAACGGACTAATCCTGGTAATCATTTTCAGCGTTGTAATGGACTATATACCAAAGCTTTCTGAACCGCTGAAAAATCCTGAAAAACACCGGGTGTACGTGGGAGTGCAACAGCTGAAAGAGGATATGTTTGCAAAACTGAATCTAAAAAACAGGATGAACTACATCAAAATGCCTGAGTTTCTGCAGAAGCGGGAAGACGAATCAAAATGA
- a CDS encoding carboxymuconolactone decarboxylase family protein, with protein sequence MRVSDFRKQRAKLTKITLDKANLNIKRFFALDQAAYSEGALSAKHKELMGLVASMVLRCDDCICYHLDQCYNARVSTDELLEAMNIALVVGGSIVIPHLRRAVAYWEELATTS encoded by the coding sequence ATGAGAGTGAGTGATTTCAGGAAACAGCGGGCAAAGCTTACGAAGATTACTCTGGACAAAGCCAACTTGAATATCAAACGCTTCTTTGCCTTGGATCAAGCGGCTTACTCTGAGGGAGCACTTTCCGCCAAACACAAGGAATTGATGGGCTTGGTAGCTTCCATGGTGTTACGCTGTGACGATTGTATCTGTTATCACTTGGATCAGTGTTATAATGCGAGAGTAAGCACAGACGAACTGCTGGAAGCCATGAATATCGCCCTTGTGGTGGGAGGATCCATCGTAATCCCACATCTGCGCAGAGCCGTGGCATACTGGGAGGAGCTGGCTACCACTTCTTGA
- a CDS encoding DMT family protein: MKTIVLLSISNIFMTFAWYGHLKYKSSPIIKVILISWFIAFFEYCFQVPANRIGYGVYNAYQLKTIQEVITLVVFSVFSVLYLKEELRWNYVVGFFLIVLAVFFIFKKW, translated from the coding sequence ATGAAAACAATCGTTTTGCTCTCAATTTCAAACATCTTCATGACCTTTGCCTGGTATGGTCACCTGAAATACAAATCATCTCCCATTATCAAGGTGATCCTCATCTCCTGGTTTATAGCATTCTTTGAATATTGCTTCCAAGTGCCCGCAAACCGAATCGGCTACGGTGTTTACAATGCCTATCAGTTGAAAACCATTCAGGAAGTGATTACTTTGGTTGTATTTAGTGTATTTTCTGTCCTATATCTCAAGGAAGAACTACGCTGGAATTATGTAGTGGGCTTTTTTCTGATCGTGCTGGCTGTGTTCTTCATCTTCAAGAAGTGGTAG
- the rpsU gene encoding 30S ribosomal protein S21, translating into MPTVVSKENESFDYLLKRFKKKCEKAAILSEIKKHQAYEKPSVKKKREANAARRKMLKIQRRMQRYMK; encoded by the coding sequence TTGCCGACAGTAGTGTCAAAAGAAAACGAATCCTTCGATTATCTCTTGAAGCGCTTTAAAAAGAAATGCGAGAAAGCCGCAATTCTTTCGGAAATAAAGAAGCATCAGGCCTACGAGAAGCCTAGCGTAAAGAAGAAACGCGAAGCGAACGCTGCACGTCGCAAGATGCTGAAAATCCAGCGTCGGATGCAACGCTACATGAAATAA
- the gmk gene encoding guanylate kinase has protein sequence MIEKSDSFLIILSAPSGGGKSTILHEILQRLDNVDYSVSYTTRSPRGEEQNGVHYHFVNQKEFENRRADGDFLEYAKVFGKSWYGTSISYIKSRLALSRHVIMDIDVQGASQIAATDIPYVKIFIIPPSMKVLKDRLIKRGTDSAEDIQRRLDTAKKELACIPEYDYLVINDILEDAIQNVMSIIKAEENRISRYKQPMQGFLGEEK, from the coding sequence TTGATAGAAAAAAGCGATAGCTTCCTGATCATTCTCTCTGCCCCTTCTGGAGGTGGGAAAAGCACGATTTTACACGAAATCCTGCAGCGGTTGGATAACGTGGATTATTCCGTAAGCTACACTACCCGCAGCCCCAGAGGCGAAGAGCAAAATGGAGTTCACTATCATTTTGTGAATCAAAAGGAATTTGAAAATCGCAGAGCAGATGGAGACTTTCTGGAATATGCCAAGGTCTTTGGTAAAAGCTGGTATGGCACTTCCATCTCCTACATCAAGTCCCGCTTGGCGCTATCACGTCATGTGATAATGGATATCGATGTTCAGGGCGCTTCACAGATTGCCGCTACAGATATTCCCTATGTAAAGATCTTCATCATCCCGCCATCCATGAAGGTTCTGAAAGATCGGCTGATCAAACGGGGCACGGATAGTGCGGAGGATATCCAGAGAAGATTGGATACTGCAAAAAAAGAACTTGCCTGCATTCCTGAATATGATTACTTGGTAATCAATGATATATTGGAAGATGCTATCCAAAATGTAATGAGCATTATCAAGGCGGAAGAAAACCGCATATCAAGATACAAGCAACCCATGCAAGGTTTCTTGGGAGAGGAGAAATAA
- a CDS encoding iron-containing alcohol dehydrogenase — MLYLPTRICFGADALNEAGAYLPSMGKKALIVCGKSSAVKSGVMSDLLPLLDSKGIAHSVFAEISENPDTTQIIAGKGQLIKEACDFVIGIGGGSPLDAAKAISLAAANDLLIDQLYDAEMHQNAYPIVAIPTTHGTGSETTQYSVLTDKSSHKKAGFGCELLFPRLAIVDPKYTLSLSPRISLNTSIDALSHLLEGIYSSMRNPLLYPMIFRGISLIKDNLQTCLKNPGYLPARNALCLASMYGGITIAHTSTTLQHAIGYPFTTEYNTPHGLANGMFIEIIMRYYYPAVKAELDQLFASLGMTMEGFLEWLDAFPIKLKVDADDALLYSWTDQILAARNTVISPVIPDKADLMSLLKSVQKERV; from the coding sequence ATGCTGTACCTGCCAACCAGAATATGCTTTGGCGCCGATGCCCTTAATGAAGCCGGCGCATACTTACCATCTATGGGCAAAAAAGCCCTGATCGTATGTGGGAAAAGCAGCGCTGTCAAAAGCGGAGTGATGAGCGATCTTTTGCCCTTACTGGATTCCAAGGGTATTGCCCACAGTGTATTTGCAGAAATCTCTGAAAACCCCGACACTACGCAGATCATAGCCGGGAAAGGGCAACTCATAAAAGAGGCATGCGATTTTGTGATCGGAATAGGAGGAGGCAGCCCGCTGGATGCCGCCAAAGCCATCTCGCTAGCCGCTGCCAATGACCTGCTGATTGACCAGTTATACGATGCCGAAATGCACCAGAATGCCTACCCCATCGTAGCCATTCCCACTACTCACGGAACAGGCTCTGAGACTACGCAATACAGTGTCCTAACGGACAAGAGCTCTCACAAGAAGGCTGGTTTTGGTTGCGAATTGCTCTTCCCCCGGCTGGCGATAGTGGATCCAAAATACACATTGAGCCTTTCTCCACGGATCAGCCTGAACACTTCCATTGATGCGCTTTCACATCTACTTGAAGGCATCTACAGCTCCATGCGTAATCCGCTCTTGTACCCCATGATCTTTCGCGGAATATCCCTCATCAAAGATAACTTGCAGACCTGCCTGAAGAATCCCGGTTATCTGCCAGCCCGTAATGCATTGTGTTTGGCATCGATGTATGGAGGCATCACCATTGCACATACCAGCACAACCTTGCAGCATGCTATAGGTTACCCCTTCACCACAGAGTACAACACCCCACACGGTCTTGCCAACGGCATGTTCATCGAGATCATCATGCGCTACTATTATCCTGCTGTAAAAGCAGAACTGGATCAGCTTTTTGCCAGTTTAGGCATGACTATGGAAGGTTTTCTGGAGTGGTTGGATGCGTTTCCGATCAAGCTGAAAGTGGATGCGGACGATGCCCTTTTATACTCTTGGACAGACCAGATTCTAGCCGCCAGAAACACCGTGATCAGCCCGGTAATACCGGATAAAGCTGATCTGATGTCGCTGTTGAAAAGCGTTCAGAAGGAGAGAGTATGA
- a CDS encoding pyridoxamine kinase, which yields MNNKVLAINDLSGFGNTSLMALIPLLYKYGLEVCALPSSLLSSNTCFPGYQLLATDVFMKDCLKHWQELGMEFGAIYSGFLGNPQQVDTVLEAIETLAITETLVLIDPVMADNGELYPCYDEHMILAMRRLIAKADIITPNFTEACFLAGIDPRDDAGEECFNTICNKLHDLGACELIITGAPGVKDGCNIIYSASPNTQLQSYACQYIPCFFTGTGDIFSTLMLVYMLKGIPRPEAITKAADFIYNAINHSLAKGRDGRAGVLLQDILQTGEYGCQ from the coding sequence ATGAACAACAAGGTGCTGGCTATTAATGATCTTTCCGGATTTGGCAATACTTCGCTGATGGCCTTGATTCCTCTTTTATACAAGTATGGGTTGGAAGTGTGCGCCCTACCTAGCTCCTTGCTTTCCTCCAATACGTGTTTTCCTGGTTACCAGCTATTGGCTACAGATGTATTCATGAAGGATTGTCTGAAACACTGGCAGGAATTGGGGATGGAATTCGGTGCAATCTATAGCGGATTCCTGGGCAATCCGCAGCAAGTGGATACCGTGCTGGAAGCGATTGAGACGCTTGCTATCACAGAAACACTTGTGTTGATCGATCCGGTAATGGCAGACAATGGTGAACTTTATCCCTGTTATGACGAACATATGATATTGGCTATGCGTCGTTTGATTGCAAAGGCAGACATTATCACTCCAAACTTCACCGAGGCCTGTTTTCTGGCTGGAATCGATCCCAGGGATGATGCGGGAGAAGAGTGTTTCAATACTATTTGCAACAAACTACACGATTTAGGAGCTTGTGAGCTCATCATTACAGGTGCTCCGGGCGTAAAGGACGGCTGTAACATTATCTATTCTGCTTCTCCAAATACACAATTACAAAGCTATGCGTGTCAATACATCCCTTGTTTTTTCACCGGTACTGGCGATATCTTCAGCACTTTGATGCTGGTCTATATGCTTAAGGGCATACCGAGACCGGAAGCCATCACCAAAGCTGCGGATTTCATCTACAATGCCATCAACCATTCTCTGGCCAAAGGAAGGGATGGCAGAGCCGGAGTGCTGTTGCAGGACATTCTGCAAACAGGAGAATATGGATGCCAGTAA